Part of the Candidatus Bathyarchaeota archaeon genome, ACCCTTTAAGTTCGTTCAATTTAAACCAATGACATTGATTTTCTTCTTCACATTCATCTGGTGGGGGTCTCTACTTCAATTTCTAAAACCCAATATTCTAAAATTGAGTAAAAACTGGTTGAATTTTGCAATTCTGTTAAGCTTTTTAGTCCTCTTTGCATCCTTTTACGAACTATTCTTTAATTTTTCCTTATGGAGTTCTTTAATGTCGGTTACTAATGTTACAAATCCAGATATTCTTTATAATGAATTTCCAAATCCAAATACTCCAGTTTCGCTTGTATATGCAACAAAAATAGTAATTCTAATTTTTTCTATTTCTGGTTATTCGATATATTTCCTTCACGATTTAAGAAAAAGAGAAAAGATTGATGAACAAAATTCTATCTAATAGTTATCTCTTTATTGAAGAGATTGAGATTAAAATTTAAGTAAATGCTTTATTCTTCAAGTAAAAGGTCTACTTGGTATGGAAGAAAATAAGGATCAATCAGGAATTGATATTATAAAAAAGGCCATGGAAAGGCCATCTATATTTAAGGATGAAAAACCCCTTTCTTTGGAGTTTATTCCTTCTAAACTTCATCATAGAGAAAATGAATTTCTCACTTTAGCACAAATTTTTAAATCTGTTATGGAAAAACCCAGCACTACAAGTCAACGAGTTCTTATATCTGGAGATATAGGCACAGGAAAAACAGTTCTCTCACAACGTTTTGGTATGGATATTGAGAATAAAGCGAAGAGTGAGGGCGCGAAGATAAAATATTTGCATATAAACTGCCGAGAACACAGGGGAAGTTTCTTTATGATTCTTAATAGAGTAATAACTGAATTCATAAGTGGCTTTCCACAAAGAGGTTTTTCAACCGAAGAGCTTATTCAGACTCTGTTAAGTCTTTTAGATGATAAAGACACTCACTTAATTCTTGCTTTGGATGAATTCGATACTTTATTAAATTCTAGAGAGGATGATGAGGTTAATACCTTATATAGTTTGACTAGAATTCAAGAAGGAAGATTAAACGCCCCTGTAAGACTCTCTTTAATTTGCATAGTGAGAGACTTGAGCTTACTGAACCGTCTTGATAAAAGCACTCTCAGCGTACTTCAACAGAATGTAATAAAGTTAGATAATTATTCTTCTGATCAGTTAAAGACAATTCTCAAAGATAGAGCGGATTTAGCTTTTAAAGAAGGAGCAATATCACTAGAGACCACTAATCTAATAGCCGATCTAGCATCAATTCCTGGAGACGCAAGATATGCTATAGAGCTGGTTTGGAAAGCTGGTAAATGTGCGGACCTAGAAGGAGATAAAATGGTAGTGCCAAAACACGTTCGCAAGGCAGCAGAAACTATGTATTCACCAATCAGGCAAGAATATCTTGATCCACTTGTGATTCATGAAAAATTGATTTTAATAGCTTTATCAAGATTGTTAGAGAGAGATGAGTCAGCTTATGCAACAATGGGCGAGGTTGAGAAGATGTATGAGTTAGTGTGCGAAGAATATAAAGAGAAGCCAAGAGCACATACGCAATTCTGGACTTATATAAAGAATCTAGATTCTTGCGGAATTCTATCAACTCAAATATCTGGAAAAGGAGTACGAGGGAAAACCACTCTTATTGGTTTAACTTCGCCTTCCCCTTCTATTGTTGAGAAACAGCTTCAGAACTCTCTCAAAGAGAGATTAAAAAACAACTAAAAACCATAGAGATCTGTCTTTTTAAATAATCGAGTTGATAATTATAGAGCTTCTTTTAACATATTGCATAATTATCATCCGCATTGAAAGGTTAGGGTGTTTAAACACATGAAAAGATTCAAAATGGTAGATATTTCCAATAAAGATGAAGTATTTAGAGAAGCTACTGTAATTGGAAGAATTAAGCTTAGACCCGAAACCATTAAATTGATATCTGATGGAAAAATCGAAAAAGGAGATCCACTAGCTGTAGCTGAGATAGCTGCTATTTTGTCTGCTAAGAATACACCACAGATAATTCCTTTTTGTCATCCAATTCCTATTAGTAATGTTCAAACTGAAGCAAAGATACATGAGAATTATATTGAAGTAGAAATAAGTGTCCGTAGTTCAGCTAAAACTGGAGTAGAGATGGAAGCATTAGTAGCTGCTTCTACTTATCTACTCACAGTTTGGGATATGGTAAAAAAGGTTGAAAAGGACGCTGATGGTCAATTCCCTGAAACATCTATAGAAAATATTAAAGTGAAAGAAAAGAAGAAGGCCAAAACATAATGAGTAAAACCGTTGCTGATCATAGATCAAAATCACCGCTTAAAATTTCAATTTCAATAATTACATGTAGCTCTTCAAAATTCAATGAAAAAATGCATGACAAATCAGTTGATGATCCTTCTGGCGATATTATTGAAGAATTACTCAAGAAAAAAGGCCATTCAATTGTTAATAGGAGACTTATACTTGATGATAAGAAAATGATTCAGAAAGCAGTAAAAGAAGTGCTACATGATACTAAAATAGAAGCAATAATAATTACAGGCGGAACTGGGATAGCCCCTCGCGATGTCACTATAGAATCAATTAAAGAATTCTTGGATAAGGAGATTCCAGGATTCGGGGAATTATTTAGAAAAATGAGCTTTGATGAGATAGGATCCGCTGCAATGATGACAAGGGCTTTAGCTGGCATAGCGAATAATAAACCAATTTTTTGCATGCCCGGTTCACCAAATGCTGTTGAAAAAGCAATGGAATGTTTAATAATACCGGAAATCGGACATGTAATAAAGCATGCTAAAGGTATTTAGGGCAGGTATTATCAATGGTCGTCAAGGACAATTATGGAAGACCAATCCATAACATTCGCATATCGATAACGCAAAAATGCGATCTTAATTGTTTTTATTGTCATAAAGAAGGTCATGATTCAGTAGCCAATGAAATGACTCATGACGAAATACTAAACATAATTAGAATAGCCTCTGACTTCGGAATTAAAAGGGTAAAAATAACAGGCGGAGAACCCCTTCTAAGACATGATTTACCTAAAATCATACGATCTATTTCCAACATAGAAGAGATAGAGGATATATCCCTTGTCACCAATGCTAGAACGCTTTCAGACAATTTAGCATTAGAACTAAGAGATAAAGGATTGAATAGAATAAATATTAACCTGCCTTCAATAAATGAAGAGACTTACAATAAGATTTTAGGAGTGGGATTAGACCCTGCTTTAGATGGGGTAAAGGCTGCTGTTAATTCAGAACTCAACCCTGTAAAGGTAAATATGGTCCTTCTTTATGGGATAAATAGCGATGAAGTCTATTCGATGATAGACTTTACAAAAAAGGAAGGAGTTATACTTCAGTTAATAGAATTAGAACCGCTGAAGATAAACGATGACACTCACAAAAAGTATTTTTTCCCTCTTGTAAATATTGAGAAAGAAATCGCAAAGCAAGCAGAAAATGTATTTACAAGAAAATTAATGCAAAATAGAAAAGTCTACACGTTAAAAAATGGAACAAAAATAGAATTTGTTAGACCAGTAGATAATACAGAATTTTGCCTTCATTGTACAAGGATGAGATTAACCAGCGATGGTAAATTAAAACCATGTTTAATGTCATCAGATGATTTAGTAGATATATTAACGCCATTAAGAAATGGTGAAGATGAAGATAAATTAAAGAAATTATTTTTACAGGCTATTAAATCCAGAAGGCCTTTCTATAGTAAACAGAAATTGAACTGCCCAAAATAAACAAAATATCAATACTCTTGGAAGATTTTCATTGATGCTATCCCGAAAATGGATAATCTTTATTTTAACTGCAACTTTTTATTTTGTAGCCTATTTTCATAGAATATCTATAACGATTATTGCAGAAGATTTGATGAGAGATTTCTTAGCTACTGCCACATCAATCGGTCTTTTTTCTTCACTCTATTTCATAACCTATGGAGTTATGCAGATCCCTTCAGGATTATTAATAGATAAATTCGGCTCTAGAAAATCATTATCCGTTTTCTGCTTAACTGCTTCAGTTGGAACTCTAGTATTCGCAATATCACAAGATTTAGTTATTGCGATGCTAGGCAGAGCTTTAGTAGGTTTAGGTGTTTCTATCGCATTTATTTGCGCTACTAAACTTATAGCATTTTGGTTTGATGTCAAAAGTTTTGCCAGTCTTATTGGAATCCTTGTGTCTATAGGTAATAGTGCAGCGCTTATTGGTTCAGCTCCATTCGCAATTTTAGTTACTGGAATTGGATGGCGAACATCATTTCTATTAATCGCTGGGGGAACTTTGTTATTGACAATATCTCTTTTGATTTGGGTTAGAGATAGACCAAATGGAATGTATAATCCTAAAAGTTCTCAATCATCATCTCCTAAGAATTTTAAAATGAAAACCGAAAGCCCATTCTTGGGAATGTGGTCTGCATTTAAGAATAGGGACTTTTGGTTAGTAGCTTTTCCCCCTATGTTTTTCGTCGGTTCTTTTTTTTGTTTTCAAGGATTATGGGGAATGCCCTATTTAATGCAGGTTCATGGTCTAAATAAGATTGAAAGCAGTATTATGATAATGATGATAGGTTTAGGTTTCTTCTTAGGGGCGCCTTTTTGGGGATTGGTTTCAGATAAATTGAATACTACTAGGAAGAGAATCTTTGTAACTGGAGTGATTTTTTACACTTTTATTTGGTTTGTGTTAATATCGCCTGTTATTGGAGAATTGATTTCATATTTTTCGATCATTCTTTTTCTAATGGGTTTTTTCTTTGGTGTAATGCCATTAAGCATTGTAATGATAACAGAATTGTTTCCATTGAGAATGATAGGTGCAGTTACAGGAAGCGCAAATACATTTCCTTTTATCGGAATAGCATTATTCCAAATAATATTTGGGTATCTTCTAGATAGATTTGGATTAATTGGTGTAGTTGATGGCATCAGAATATTTTCTGAAAGTTCTTATCAACTCGGATTGACTTTCTGTTTTATATCTTTAATATTTGCGACATTAATTGCTTTATTCATAAGGGAATCAGAATAAGTTGGAATTCTCTTGCTAATTAGAAAAAGAGAAATCCTTCATGCATAAATTATAGCTAAAATAAATTTACTCATAAAGTATTACTAAATCTCCCTCTCTATTTCTAAGATATAAGACATCTCCCTTATTTCCCCATATCGGAGTTTTACTATTCCAGTATAGAGAATCTTCCCTGTTGACTCCAATTCCTGTATGAATTGTTACTTTGCCTCCCGGTTGTAAAAAATAAATTGGAAATTCAAAGACCGTATCTGTGCCATCTTTTATTGTCCATCCTGTTAGATTTATGGGATTATCGCCCCTATAACCAAAGGTAATATACTCATCATTTAGGTTATAATCATCATTATCGTATGCATCATAATGAAAATCAATTATGTACATATTGGCAGCTTGGTCAGCATTTATTTTCCACATTCCAAATTCATATTCCCTAGCATAGGATTCGGCTTCACTTAGTTGTTTCTCGTACTTCAAATCAGATATCATGAATGCGTTTGCTAAACCCTCTTTAACCAATTGTTCATTGACAAAAGTACTATCTACATATATATAACGGAGAAAACGACCATGATCATCTTTGTCAACTAAATCTGATTCAAGTCGAACTTCTCTATCCAATATTAAGTTTGACAAAAAAGATTTAGATTTGTTGTAATACGGGTATCCTCTTTCTGGCGCATCAATTCCGAGTAATCTGATTTTTCTGCCATCTTCAAGAATTATTGTATCCCCATCTATGACTTTTGTCACTTTATAGAAATCATCTATTAAGGCAGGTTTAGAGTCAATATTTTCTATAGGTTGATTTCTTAATGATATCATCTGATTGTGAATAACTAAGAGTAACAAAAAAATTAAGATTGGAATAGTAATGTAATAAACCAGTTTTCGCCTTATCAAAGCCATAATCTATCAGATAATCATTCTGACTTTTGAATTTTCTTTATAGAGCCTATTATCATGATATATGGTAACATACTGGATTAAAATCACTAGGAATGAGAAAAATAAATTCTTAAAAGTCTGTTATCGAAGCTGTCGATTCTACCAAATCCAAATCTCATCAATTGCACGATATTCTCAATCTTCTCATTCTTAAAACTTGATTCAGCTAATCCTTTGAACACTTTTGCATTTGGCATTACAACTTCAGTGTCAATATTTCCCTTGTCTGGAAGCCAATGAATTATAGGAATTCTAGCTTTTTTCACATCAGTATAAGAAGTTCCTTTGAAAGTGGCTTCCACTAAATTATCATTAATTCTATCAACCTGAAAATTGAATAATTCCATTAATCTGATAATGTTTTTTTCCTTGAGTAAATCTATGTCTCCTTTTGAGATGTATAGCCTTGCGATTTTTTTTTCTGATTGGACTTCAAATTCTCTATATCCTCTTTCTAAATGATCTGGATGGAGCGGGATTCTTGATGAGATATTTTTCAAGACCCCTTTAATACAAAGTTGAATTGGATCCGCAATGAAAAAATATCTATTTGCTACTTGATCAACTAATTTCCGATTTATTGCATAAATATTCTCCCAGCTTAAAGTAACATCTACTGGCCTGGGTCCAATATCTATAACAATTTTATGAAAAGTCTCGGGATTTATTCCCCTTCTCTTCATAGCAATCAATGTTGCTACTCTAGGATCACTGAAATCCTGTATCACTCCTTCCTCTAGATCCTTCATAATTAGTGATTTGCTAAGAGTTGCATTTGGGATTTTTAATCTTCCATAATGGATCGCTTCTGGGTATTCCCATCCAAAATATTTGTACAAATATTTCTGTCTTACCATATTTGTAAAGTGCTCTTTTCCACGTATGATGTGGGTTATTTTTAGTAAATGATCATCTATGCCGCAAGCAAAGTTATACAAAGGCCAGATATTGTATTTACTTCCGACTCTTGGATGCGGATATTTTGTGGTGTCAATTATACGAAGGGCAGGCCAATCTCTCACAGCTGGATTGGGATGATCAAGTTCAGTTTTTATTCTAACTATGGCTTCTCCTTCTTCGTAATGCCCTTCTAGCATTTTTTGCCATCCTTTGGTATGCTCAGAGGATTGCCTCTCTCTACAATTACAGGGTTTTTTGTTAAGAATTTTCTGCTTAAAATCTGAAGATTCGCAAGTACAAACGTAAGCCCCACCAATATCTATTATCTTTTTTGCGTACTCATAGTATATCGGAATCCTATCACTTTGTATGTATTCTTCATCCCATTTACATCCAAGCCACTCAATATCGTCTTTTATTAAATCATAGAATTCTAAGACAGATTTTTTTAATCTTGGATCAGTATCCTCAAATCTAAGTAAGAATTTCCCATTATAAATTCTAGCATAATCGTGAGATAGTATAAGTGCCCTTATTGAACCTAAATGAAGTACGCAATCGGGATTCGGAGAAAACCTGGTCACAATCTTATTGTATTTATCTGTATTGGGGAGAGGGGGCAGTTTTTTTTCTTCTACTTTTTTTTCTTCATAAAGGAGTTCTGGCCATTTCCCTTCCAAAATTTTTCTTTGCTGGGTAACAGATAATTTATTTAAATCACTAGTGATTTTTTCAACTAATTCTCTAATTTGCTTTATATTCTTTTTTAATTCAGGTTTTTCACTTAAAATTTTACCGAGAACAGTACCGGATCTTGCTTTACCATCATGCTCTATTGCATTTTTCAATGTATATTTATGGACGATCTCTTCAATTTCTTTTCCAGATTTCATTTTTTAGTCCACAGTTTTATGGAAAAACTCGCATGGAAGTACAAGCTAAGTACCTGATTCCCATTTTTTT contains:
- a CDS encoding ORC1-type DNA replication protein, which encodes MEENKDQSGIDIIKKAMERPSIFKDEKPLSLEFIPSKLHHRENEFLTLAQIFKSVMEKPSTTSQRVLISGDIGTGKTVLSQRFGMDIENKAKSEGAKIKYLHINCREHRGSFFMILNRVITEFISGFPQRGFSTEELIQTLLSLLDDKDTHLILALDEFDTLLNSREDDEVNTLYSLTRIQEGRLNAPVRLSLICIVRDLSLLNRLDKSTLSVLQQNVIKLDNYSSDQLKTILKDRADLAFKEGAISLETTNLIADLASIPGDARYAIELVWKAGKCADLEGDKMVVPKHVRKAAETMYSPIRQEYLDPLVIHEKLILIALSRLLERDESAYATMGEVEKMYELVCEEYKEKPRAHTQFWTYIKNLDSCGILSTQISGKGVRGKTTLIGLTSPSPSIVEKQLQNSLKERLKNN
- the moaC gene encoding cyclic pyranopterin monophosphate synthase MoaC, whose amino-acid sequence is MKRFKMVDISNKDEVFREATVIGRIKLRPETIKLISDGKIEKGDPLAVAEIAAILSAKNTPQIIPFCHPIPISNVQTEAKIHENYIEVEISVRSSAKTGVEMEALVAASTYLLTVWDMVKKVEKDADGQFPETSIENIKVKEKKKAKT
- a CDS encoding MogA/MoaB family molybdenum cofactor biosynthesis protein → MSKTVADHRSKSPLKISISIITCSSSKFNEKMHDKSVDDPSGDIIEELLKKKGHSIVNRRLILDDKKMIQKAVKEVLHDTKIEAIIITGGTGIAPRDVTIESIKEFLDKEIPGFGELFRKMSFDEIGSAAMMTRALAGIANNKPIFCMPGSPNAVEKAMECLIIPEIGHVIKHAKGI
- the moaA gene encoding GTP 3',8-cyclase MoaA: MVVKDNYGRPIHNIRISITQKCDLNCFYCHKEGHDSVANEMTHDEILNIIRIASDFGIKRVKITGGEPLLRHDLPKIIRSISNIEEIEDISLVTNARTLSDNLALELRDKGLNRININLPSINEETYNKILGVGLDPALDGVKAAVNSELNPVKVNMVLLYGINSDEVYSMIDFTKKEGVILQLIELEPLKINDDTHKKYFFPLVNIEKEIAKQAENVFTRKLMQNRKVYTLKNGTKIEFVRPVDNTEFCLHCTRMRLTSDGKLKPCLMSSDDLVDILTPLRNGEDEDKLKKLFLQAIKSRRPFYSKQKLNCPK
- a CDS encoding MFS transporter, with the protein product MLSRKWIIFILTATFYFVAYFHRISITIIAEDLMRDFLATATSIGLFSSLYFITYGVMQIPSGLLIDKFGSRKSLSVFCLTASVGTLVFAISQDLVIAMLGRALVGLGVSIAFICATKLIAFWFDVKSFASLIGILVSIGNSAALIGSAPFAILVTGIGWRTSFLLIAGGTLLLTISLLIWVRDRPNGMYNPKSSQSSSPKNFKMKTESPFLGMWSAFKNRDFWLVAFPPMFFVGSFFCFQGLWGMPYLMQVHGLNKIESSIMIMMIGLGFFLGAPFWGLVSDKLNTTRKRIFVTGVIFYTFIWFVLISPVIGELISYFSIILFLMGFFFGVMPLSIVMITELFPLRMIGAVTGSANTFPFIGIALFQIIFGYLLDRFGLIGVVDGIRIFSESSYQLGLTFCFISLIFATLIALFIRESE
- a CDS encoding thermonuclease family protein, whose amino-acid sequence is MISLRNQPIENIDSKPALIDDFYKVTKVIDGDTIILEDGRKIRLLGIDAPERGYPYYNKSKSFLSNLILDREVRLESDLVDKDDHGRFLRYIYVDSTFVNEQLVKEGLANAFMISDLKYEKQLSEAESYAREYEFGMWKINADQAANMYIIDFHYDAYDNDDYNLNDEYITFGYRGDNPINLTGWTIKDGTDTVFEFPIYFLQPGGKVTIHTGIGVNREDSLYWNSKTPIWGNKGDVLYLRNREGDLVILYE
- a CDS encoding glutamate--tRNA ligase produces the protein MKSGKEIEEIVHKYTLKNAIEHDGKARSGTVLGKILSEKPELKKNIKQIRELVEKITSDLNKLSVTQQRKILEGKWPELLYEEKKVEEKKLPPLPNTDKYNKIVTRFSPNPDCVLHLGSIRALILSHDYARIYNGKFLLRFEDTDPRLKKSVLEFYDLIKDDIEWLGCKWDEEYIQSDRIPIYYEYAKKIIDIGGAYVCTCESSDFKQKILNKKPCNCRERQSSEHTKGWQKMLEGHYEEGEAIVRIKTELDHPNPAVRDWPALRIIDTTKYPHPRVGSKYNIWPLYNFACGIDDHLLKITHIIRGKEHFTNMVRQKYLYKYFGWEYPEAIHYGRLKIPNATLSKSLIMKDLEEGVIQDFSDPRVATLIAMKRRGINPETFHKIVIDIGPRPVDVTLSWENIYAINRKLVDQVANRYFFIADPIQLCIKGVLKNISSRIPLHPDHLERGYREFEVQSEKKIARLYISKGDIDLLKEKNIIRLMELFNFQVDRINDNLVEATFKGTSYTDVKKARIPIIHWLPDKGNIDTEVVMPNAKVFKGLAESSFKNEKIENIVQLMRFGFGRIDSFDNRLLRIYFSHS